The Dioscorea cayenensis subsp. rotundata cultivar TDr96_F1 chromosome 7, TDr96_F1_v2_PseudoChromosome.rev07_lg8_w22 25.fasta, whole genome shotgun sequence genome includes a region encoding these proteins:
- the LOC120265788 gene encoding zinc finger protein CONSTANS-LIKE 13-like yields MMSSLPVPSLDSTFIQSPSSEDEAPLTTTRSKKTMGEEAATATATETATETTVAEKEAGSGGACEFCGEAPALVHCRADSARLCLACDRHVHAANTVSSRHSRALLCDTCRTARATILCASHNSMLCPNCDFDAHQDAAQQHDRRPVEPFSGCPTAVELVDVLGVGGDGKEIGGGGDEGFGEDGWVWEAQPILSLEDYIVPTTSCHGFQALGFAPLNKNRKAACGKHREEILRQLRELMKSESYVATDCWQQESAVEFIPMEQEQILQEGNMEFNLNQDTTCFNVPTYEVNFFQWDHSDNHDLTHTVAFPFEQFTGSSLIANHTKTEEAGDIDASANQVSGSGDGGGGGGESGDAIIKDKILSLPKRSGYDLALPDRDSVLSRYKEKRKARRYDKLIRYESRKVRADSRVRIKGRFAKANQAEK; encoded by the exons GACCACTCGATCGAAGAAGACGATGGGAGAGGAGGCGGCGACGGCAACGGCGACGGAGACGGCGACGGAAACGACGGTGGCGGAGAAGGAGGCTGGGAGTGGTGGCGCTTGTGAGTTCTGCGGTGAGGCGCCGGCGTTGGTGCACTGCCGGGCGGATTCTGCTCGGCTTTGCCTAGCCTGCGATCGCCACGTCCACGCCGCCAACACCGTGTCGTCCCGGCACTCCCGTGCGCTCCTCTGCGACACCTGCCGCACCGCGCGGGCCACCATCCTCTGTGCTTCCCACAACTCCATGCTCTGCCCTAACTGCGATTTCGATGCTCATCAGGATGCCGCGCAGCAGCATGATCGCCGTCCTGTTGAGCCGTTCTCTGGATGTCCGACAGCGGTGGAGCTGGTGGATGTTCTTGGTGTGGGTGGGGATGGGAAGGAGATTGGTGGGGGAGGGGATGAGGGTTTTGGGGAGGATGGGTGGGTTTGGGAGGCGCAGCCGATACTTAGCTTGGAGGATTACATTGTTCCTACGACTTCTTGCCATGGGTTTCAAGCTCTGGGATTTGCCCCTCTCAACAAG AATCGAAAGGCAGCCTGTGGGAAGCATAGAGAAGAGATACTGCGGCAACTTCGTGAACTAATGAAATCTGAATCCTATGTGGCTACTGATTGCTGGCAGCAGGAATCAGCTGTAGAATTCATACCTATGGAGCAAGAACAAATTCTTCAAGAGGGGAACATGGAATTTAACTTGAATCAGGATACCACATGCTTTAATGTGCCTACTTATGAG GTTAATTTTTTCCAATGGGACCATAGTGACAACCATGACCTAACCCATACAGTAGCCTTTCCATTTGAACAATTTACTGGAAGCTCCTTAATTGCAAACCATACAAAAACTGAAGAGGCTGGAGATATTGATGCAAGTGCAAACCAGGTCAGTGGtagtggtgatggtggtggtggaggtggtgagTCAGGGGATGCAATAATCAAAGACAAAATTTTGTCATTGCCAAAGAGAAGTGGTTATGATCTGGCCTTGCCTGATCGTGACTCTGTTCTTTCCCGGTacaaggaaaagagaaaagcaCGAAG ATATGATAAACTCATACGATATGAATCACGGAAGGTTCGGGCAGATAGCAGGGTGCGAATCAAAGGCCGTTTTGCAAAGGCAAATCAAGCTGAGAAGTAA